From the genome of Treponema peruense:
ATACAACCTACAGCCTTAAGATTGCAAATCTTGGTGTTATAAAAAACTGCGACGGACTTACCTACAAGGCTCTCAAGAGGCAGGTTGAATCTCTTGTAAGCAAAAACTATCCTATGGGTGCTGCCCAGTTTATACTTACCAGCCCCGGTGTGTTTTCTGTAAAAGTTACGGGACAGGTCAAAAAGGCCAGCGAAGTCAATGCCTGGGCTCTTACAAGACTTTCAGAAATTGTTACCAGGTCTGTTACACAATATTCTTCACTCAGAAACGTTAAGATTGTATCTTCTTCGGGAAAAACACGTGTCTGCGATTTATTCAAGGCTTCAAGGGACGGAGACTTTTCGAACGATCCTTACCTTAGGCCTGGTGACACTGTAGAAGTAGGAAGAATCTCTCGTCGTGTAAGTATAAGCGGAGCCGTAGAAAGACCCGGAACGTACGAACTTCTTGACGGAGAGGAACTTGGACGGCTTGTGGGCTACTACGGCGGCGGGCTTACCGAACGCGCAGACCCTGCACGCGTTACAATATCGCGGCTTCAGACACCTGACGGCAGCGTAATGTACTTGGACTCTTCGGCTGCAGATAATACGGCTCTTTTTAATATGGATTCTGTATATATAGGCAGTTATGATGAAGCTCTTCCGTACATAACAATGGAAGGAATTATACGCAATCCCGAAGAACAGGCTTTAAAAGCGGCTTCAGGAGAAAAAGATGTGGCAGAAGCTCCTTCGGAAATGGCCATGTACCGCAAGGTTGTCAAGTTCCATTCAAATGAAAACTATGCAGGCCTTGTGCGCCGTGAAGCAGGCAGTTTTGTAAACAATTCCGACCTCAAAAAATCATACATAAGGCGCGGTGACACAAAAATTACAATAGATATAGAAAGTTATCTTTTTGACGCAAGCCTCATGAGCGAATATTCGCCGCAGAAAGGAGACATTCTTGTAATTCCGTATACAAAGAATTTTGTAGACAAATTTGTAGTGGACGGGGAAGTCAAGGTTGTTACCGAAGTTTCTGCATGGCCGCTCAGACGCGTCTCTCAGATTATAGCAGACTACATGACGCCGTATTCTTCGGAGCGTTTTGTAACAATAACAGATGCAGACGGAAAAGTACGTGAATGTGACCTCTTCCTTGCCAAGCGTGACGGGGATATGACGCAGAACCCTTATGTCCAGGCAGGTGAAAAAATCACACTCAAAAGAATCTCTCGTCGTGTAAGTATAAGCGGAGCCGTAGAAAGACCCGGAACGTACGAACTTCTGGACGGAGAGGAACTTGGACGGCTTGTGGGCTACTACGGCGGCGGGCTTACCGAACGCGCAGACCCTTCACGAATGCGCCTTATACGAATATTGAATGAAAATTCTTCAGGAAAAGTCGTTTATCTGGACGAAACGGCAATTACAGACAATTATGCACTTTTATGCTACGATAGTTTGTTTGTTACCAGTCTTAACGATATAAACCCCGTTCTTTTTTTACAGGGTGCAGTTTCCCAAAAAGCTCCTGATTCTTCTGAAGCGGTTGTTCCCGAAGCGACAACAAGTATAAATATTACGGTAAAAAACGGAACCAACTATGCTTCTGTAGTGCGTGACAATGCCGGACTTTTTTCATCTGTTTCTGATCTGAAAAACGCCTATATAATCCGCAAGGAAAAAGAAGAAAAAGACGGTGCTGTCAGGATTACAGAAAAGCATATTCCCATTAATCTTGAAGAAATTCTTTACAACCAGGAATTTTACAGCAGTGAATATGTACAGAACAAGGACATTCTTCTTGTTCCGTTCAGGCAGTTCTTTGTTACTGTAGCAGGTGCCGTTCCCAACCCCGGAAGATACTCTTATATTCCTGACCGCGACTGGTCTTATTACGTGGGGCTTGCCGGAGGAATTGATACTTACCGGAACAGTCTTAAGGCTGTAACTATAACCGATGTTGACGGAAAACGTTATTCAAAAAAAGACAATATAATTCCCGAAATGACGATTGAAGTCGAAGAAAATTCGGGATGGTACAAGTGGAACAGAATTTCGGGCGGAATTACGGCTATTCTTACGATACTTTCTTCTACGCTTTCTATTCTTGCCGTTACGGGAGTATTCTGATATGCTGCCGTTTATTCTGTTTTCTTCCGGGGCATTTGTTCTTTCTCTTTCTTTGATTCCGCTGATAATCCTTTTCTGCAGAAAGTACAGTCTTTATGACCCGGTCAATGCGCGCAAAATCCACAGCGGAAACACGCCCCGTCTTGGTGGAGTTGCCGTAGTTGTTTCGTTTCTTGTAGTTTCACTTTTATGTGCGCTTATTATGCCGCAGATAAAGCTTATGGGAATACTCCCGCTTTTGTGTTCAGCTCTTATTATATTTTTGTTTGGATTTCTGGATGATCTTCTTGATTTGAAGGCAGTTCTTAAACTTTTTGTCCAGCTTGTTGCAGTAGGAATTGTCATTTGTTCAGGCTATAGATTTACGTATCTTTTTGCATGGAAAATGCCCGTGTGGATTTCTGTTCCGCTTACTTTCTGCTGGGTTCTGGGAATTATAAATGCTTACAATCTTATTGACGGACTGGACGGTCTTTGCGGTGGTCTTTCTATTGTGACACTTGCGACAATAG
Proteins encoded in this window:
- a CDS encoding SLBB domain-containing protein gives rise to the protein MRLNNFFKSFLLVSAGFLFSLQSVYSEIFELDDTPASVPESSDKEYALNAKMALSNPDYPVTAGDIYTLSFVAGKTPVSYPITVDTTYSLKIANLGVIKNCDGLTYKALKRQVESLVSKNYPMGAAQFILTSPGVFSVKVTGQVKKASEVNAWALTRLSEIVTRSVTQYSSLRNVKIVSSSGKTRVCDLFKASRDGDFSNDPYLRPGDTVEVGRISRRVSISGAVERPGTYELLDGEELGRLVGYYGGGLTERADPARVTISRLQTPDGSVMYLDSSAADNTALFNMDSVYIGSYDEALPYITMEGIIRNPEEQALKAASGEKDVAEAPSEMAMYRKVVKFHSNENYAGLVRREAGSFVNNSDLKKSYIRRGDTKITIDIESYLFDASLMSEYSPQKGDILVIPYTKNFVDKFVVDGEVKVVTEVSAWPLRRVSQIIADYMTPYSSERFVTITDADGKVRECDLFLAKRDGDMTQNPYVQAGEKITLKRISRRVSISGAVERPGTYELLDGEELGRLVGYYGGGLTERADPSRMRLIRILNENSSGKVVYLDETAITDNYALLCYDSLFVTSLNDINPVLFLQGAVSQKAPDSSEAVVPEATTSINITVKNGTNYASVVRDNAGLFSSVSDLKNAYIIRKEKEEKDGAVRITEKHIPINLEEILYNQEFYSSEYVQNKDILLVPFRQFFVTVAGAVPNPGRYSYIPDRDWSYYVGLAGGIDTYRNSLKAVTITDVDGKRYSKKDNIIPEMTIEVEENSGWYKWNRISGGITAILTILSSTLSILAVTGVF